TTTAGTAAACTGCCAGCACCAATTGTTCCGTTCCAAAGTTACCTTCCACTGTGAGCTGCTACACTAAACTGTTTGTCTGAATATGTTACAGCCAATTTCTCGATCTTTTTCCTCCATTATTGTATTATGTATATAAGGGTTTTTCGTTTTTGGCACGGTGAGTTGGTGACAGTAGTGTATACAGTGGGGGCCATCTTAAGGATGGAACTAATACCTCTCCCTTTATATGGATAGCCTTGTTCAGCTAATATAAGGTGATATCTTTTATTAATCAAGAAAGGAAAACATTATCCATATTACTTGCAGATAGTTAAGCTAGGACTTCAGTTAAATAGGCTGGTAGTGATCCACATTATCTGAATTAAGCCTCCACGAGGTGATCTTTGAAGGTGATTCAGAGGTAGTGATCCAAGCTATCAAAGCTGATACAGCAGACCAATCCATGTATGGGCATATTGTTGACGATATTCTTCATCAAACAGCCCAGTTGAGGTTCTCTGATTTTTGTCATGTTAAACATATTTGTAACAAAGTTGCTGATGCTTTGGCAAAAAAAGTCAATGTTGGTTTAGATTTTCAAGTGTGGTTAGAAGACATTCTGAGGGACATTATTCACTTGGCTCTTGCTGATGTTACTTAAggtttttgttggtttaatAAAAGCCCAGGCTGGGTTTCcagtctggtttctcaaaaaaaaaatcttcttagagtttttttttttaatcatcgaAGGGACATTATTAAAATCACTTCCACCTGCTGACATTGGGATgcaattttgtgcaaaatttaTTTGATATCTGTTATTTGAGAAAAGACTAAgacttttatatttatgtaaacTGTCAATCGTATTGCAAACATATTATGGTacgaactaaattttttgaattgtttaatTTCAGTCTTTGGTGTTTATGCCAAGGTTAAATTGGTTGATGTGATATAAGAATTATTATGCGTGTTGCAAACTAAAGAGTCACAGATGATGCTGGTGGTTAACTTATTGATGCAGGGAACcaagattttatgttttaatttgcaattaattttgtttttgaatttaaatttggTTGTTAATGTTGACGGCTTTTAGGGATTTGATTAGATGTTTTCCATATTAGTATAATCCCTAAAAACTATTTAACTGGTACTCATGTAATCGTGAAAGACaattaaatttgaataaaaattaattatgatgagTTGAGAATGTCTTTTCCTTTGTCCCCTTTGTTTGGTGGTGATGCCAAATCCCCTTAGGTGGTGATGCCAAACCCCCTTAGGTGGTGAATGGTGATGCCTAGGGTTTGTTCTATTGCTCTTTTTGTTCCTCgtttctctctattttcctattttgtgATGCATCACTTATTGCACAAGCTTATTTATTACAAGATAATGATACCAACTTGAACAAATCAGGGATTATTATTGACACAATTCAGGTAGGGATAACAAATACTGATAAATATAGTTATTCACTTATTCTAAAATGCAATTCCTATGTTAATTATTTTCAGAACTTAGGTTTATCTAGACAATTCATGTGATGTGAACATCATTGTTTCTGGaacaccaaaatttttttagcacaaaatttgaaattattaatgcATTCTTAAATCATGCTACAATTTTAACGGGATCATATTACACCATATTTGCAATCCCTGATGGACTTAAGATCTTCTTGCAGGGGTGGGAGATCTAGAAGTGACAACATTGAGCCAGACCCTTTAAATCCTAGGCAAACTGTTCTTCATGTGGCACCTCTCAATAGTGTGCCATACATTGGTCCACCTACACCACACAGCTATACTGCTTCATCAACAACCAAAAAGAATAGTGAGACTGTGGAAAAAGTTGGGCCAGCTATGATATTTCTCCCTTCTCTTTCAACTCGAGAAGAGTGGAACAATGCTGTAGCTGCCACTAAAGTTGGGGTTGCACTGACTGGGAGTGCAGCTATGGGAAAGATAGGACCAGTTGTAGGACCAATGGACATTGGTGAATCTGATGATTCTTACTTTTTTCGTGTCTCCCTTCCGGGTGTAACAAGGGATGAGAGTAAGTTTCATTCAACCTGTAAACTATgttcaattattgaattttgaaattcttgctaataaaatgttgttaaggcaatttttatttttaaataatgttgtaTGAACTTTAGTTTATTGTTTGgccttttatgcgttattttataTAGATGAGGAACACGGGTATTGATCGTGTGATATGGTCATTAGCTTGCTGGCATAACTGCATACCTCTTGACATTGGTTTGGTTTGGACTCGCTACAAATTAGAATTGTTCTTACATCTGATCTCTGTACATTAATTCATTTCTGTCTATAATCCTTTACTTTAGACTTTCACAAATTATCTAATTTACTTGTTCTGAACATTTGAGTTTCATATGCTTGGAAAATCATGATCGGGTTATCTCATTCCTACTGCTAGCTTCTAATATTCATCTTTCTGTGGTTATTGAGTCTGGCCATCATTTCTGACTGCAGAGGATTTCAGTTGTGAGGTTGAACCTGATGGAAAGATAGTTATAAAGGGAGTAACAACAACTGGTGAAAAAATAGTGTGCAAGAACTCCCAAATTTTTCAGATGCAATCACAGAATCTATGCCCACCAGGGCACTTCTCTATCTCATTCCAGCTGCCTGGTCCAGTTGACAACCAACAATTTTCTGGTTCTTTTGGAATTGATGGGATTTTGGAAGGTATTGTGAAGAAAAGGTGACTAAGAAGTCTTCAATTGTTGGTGAACATATATACCTACTGATTTTGAAGACCAATGAATTTATCCGTATGGACTAATCTAGTTTTAGTCGAGGGCTTAACATAGATAAGAGAAGCTCTAGGAAAAATGTGGTTCAGGTTGCTGTTTAGTGACTTTGCAGATATATGTTTCTATATATAACTGAATGGCAAAATATATCTCTGTAGATTGctccaaataaatatattttaagacTGTTGAGTTCAGTCAAGTCTATTCTAATTTTGGCaagtttaaaacttgaaattgcTTCTCGTTTGAGGGAATACTCTCTACCTTTTAAGATccatttttaagtaattttagTCTGTTTGTGAAACATGTTCAGTTCTAAAATCTAAGATATGGTGCACATTTAGAAGAATGTTTTTGTTCATGAATTAAGACTGTTGCATATATCAGCCACATATTAATGCTGGAGCAGGGGCTTAAGGAACATTGAAAATGACTATGTAATTAAGGTTGGTGCAGGTTTTAATTGCTAAGATATGCACTTTTCTCCAACTGGTTTAGAATTTATGCTACAGAGTTGTGTCTTAGGACAAGGATCGTATTCTCTTCATATGTAGAAGAAATTTTCATCAGAAGCGAGAGTGCAAGTGAATCTGATTTCAATTATAGTCATAGATTTATGTTGTCCGCTAGGTTGCTTCAAAATCATTTAGAAggattctctaaaaaaaaaaaaacatatcatTTAGAAGGTTTTTCTACATTTTATGACTCAAATGACTCTTTGGGAAAGGCTGATACACAATTAAGACTAAGAGGCTTCAAATGAAGTCTTGGAATAGAAGACTTACAAAACCTTGACCTTATGTCTCAAACAGAGAAaagtaataagaaaaataaCTCTTATAACTAGTGACCATTAAACCGCATATACTTTTTCTTACTCTGAAATCATTTATTGATAACCTATCATCGTTAAACAATTCATTTTCTCCCTTACACCTAAACTTACTCCCCTGGGTCATAAATTGGTCATAAATAAGacaataagttattattatatattatgctttaaataatgaattttacaAATCATATTCTAGCTTtactttgttttaattttgatagttaagatttatttttaagaaataaagttttataagAAGTGTTACAAATagggaaaagaaaatccaaattaCATACTAGATTATAATGAAACGGTAGATTCTTGGTCAGACGCATGTATTACTACATACTTATTAACAATACCTATTAAAGTGACTTTTGCCAAAGAAGTGTTCCAAAATAATCATATCtaaaaatcaatcaattatgTAAGaagaaatattaagaaaattttgtcaTATTATTAAGACATCACAGCCCctctttccttattttttattttgcttaggGGAAAAAATGGTATATAAGCTGGATCCTTTATTTAACTACTAGGGGGAAAAGAAGTACATAAGCTGGATATATTTATTGAGTCATTTACCAACAATCAACTTTGTGCCGAAACGGGTCTCAACCCAAGACTCTCTCAAGCCAAATTGGGCCAtcaataaccaaacaaaagtaCGAAGCTCACCACCACGGCACCACTACTTAGTTGTTGGACATGGCCATTTCCTCTGCTACGACTTGCAACCACCAAGGAAAAAGTTCAGATTCATGATCATTCATTGACCCTCTTATGGAAGTTAATCACGTTCACTTGTGATGCTTGTGGCAAAGAAGGCAAGGACATGCCCTACTTATGTATCACATGTGCATTTTGGGTTCATCCAATATGTGCTTCTTTACATCACACCGTCAAACATGTATGTCACGAACACATTCTCAAACTCACTTATTCTCTTCAGGTCCAACCCGACCATCAGATTTGTCAACTTTGTGTTGAAAAGGTGGACACAAATTATGGGTTTTACTATTGCTCGAGCTGCACTTATGTTGCCCACCTCAATTACGCAGCAGATGGTGAAATCGAGGATAACATAAATGTGTTGAAAGATGAAGATAAGGAGTCCATTGAGCCAACAACTACGCTTAAACATGATAATCTTGAGTTCCATGAATCCACTGACTCAGTAGCTTATGAAGTTAAGAAGAAAATCATGGGAGAAGCAGGAATTGAAATAGCTACagaaattaaacatttttttcatGAACATGAATTAACCCTCACCCATGAGCTCAAAAGCAACAAGAAGTGTGACGGGTGCATAAGGCCCATCTCGACTCCATTTTACAGTTGTACGCAATGTTGTGCCTTCAATCTCCATAAATTTTGTGTTGAGTTACCTACAAAGAAGTGGCACCCACTTCATCAACACCCACCCTCTCTGAGCCACCTTATTATGATAAAAAATTCTCGTTTAATGCTTGTGCTCGTTGGTGCAACGGCTTCGCCTATAATTGTCACAGATGCAACTTTGACCTTGATATCAACTGTAGTTTGACCTCAGATAAGTGGACCCATGGTGGTTATGGGCACGAACTTATCCTCTCCAATGCAACAATCACTGGGAATTGTAGTGTTTGTGATTCCAAAGGATATGTATTCCACTGTGCAAATCGTCCTTTTGCTCTACACTTTAAATGTGCTACACTACCAAGTAGCACAAGGTATGAACAACATGAGCATCTCTTTGCTCTCTAATACACTCTTGAAGATGACTCTGAAGAATATTATTGTGATATTTGTGAGGAAAAACGAAATCCAAAATATTGGTTTTATTATTGTGTAGATTGCAGTTATCCCGCTCATCCTGATTACATTCTTAGGGAAAAAATTTATCTGTAATTGAATACCCATCACTTTCATTGAGGAAAATAAATGCCACCCTCCATATCATAATTGTGGTGGTCCTTACAGAGAGTCCATGGATGCGTCcattgaaatttcaatttccaCAACTGGCATTTGTGAAAGAGACAAATatgattctttattttctttggttctTCAATTTCCTACCGATATAGGTACAGTTTAATAggaatttcctttttttttttttttttttttttttttttttttttttttttttttttttttctcttttctcttttttttcccttcccgTTTGTCATGTTTATTAAAGTTGGATTTCAGGCTACATGTAGCTTAATCAATTCTTCATTGTACACAAGCAATATGGCATAAATGTGATAGTTTTTTCGATTGACAAAATGACCCATGCCAATAAATGTTAATTACAAATTGtcctaatttaaaatttcaaatcctaaCCTAGCCCCTCTATCTCtagcaaaaatttgaaactcATGCCACAACCACATTGATCTCAAGTTCTGCCACGGTTTGCTTTAGGTGCATCCTTTCTGTTAGAGTTGCAATTATTTTCCCAATTGTCTTGCACTAGTTCACCACTTTGCCTACGAGATGGTCTCATGAGACTTCTCTTTCACACCATGTGTGGATCCCACTGCTAGTGATCATCAGCCCGTGTAGCTGTTTCAATTCAGTCATGGTTTTACATTTTTCTAATTGAAAAATTGAGAATGTAGTCATAGTGTCTCTTCATGTGCTTCTTTGCTGAGCAAAGTGATATCACATATAAGAATGGAAGGTCTTTGGGGTACTTGTTGTAAGTAACAGCTAGCTAGTCGAGCTAGCCCTTGAATTTCAATAAGGAACTAGGTAAAACCAAATAGATCGACTAAACCAATAAGACTATGTTCTGCATGGTTTGTAATGCTTTTAAACAGTTTAAATAAGGTCTACTAACATTTATGTAAACTAAATCGGCATATAGATTGAAGCACTAAAGGGACATACCAAGCAACATATTATAACATATACGACATATCCAGAAATAATGGAACCCCAAGAAACCACATCTCTCACAATCATCGAACACCTGCCTTGCAACCCCGAACGCACCGCTAGCTACCCATATCCTCGAAAGGTCACGAATtccaatcaaaacccacctCAATAATCACGGAATGAACCACAACCCTTCAACCCTTGAAGTATTGAACATTTGaacatgttaagaatataaagtgagagagagaaagattgaatagtctgtatattctgtgtaaataataatgtacaatagagagtcTTATATATGTTAAGTATGCGTGCAGTACAAGTAATATGAGTAAACTACAAGTAAagtatactgggctaagcccaatgggctaatctagtctaagctatacactaacatcctccctcaaactcaaggtggcaAGGAGGAAGCCAATTGaagtttggatataagatcttGAAGACGACCAAGTGGGTgagacttggtgaagatatcagCAAGCTGGTCAGCAAAGGAGATGGAGAACAATTTGAGATTGCCTTTCTTGAGATGCTGGCGAGTGATGTGGCAGTTGACCTCAATGTGCTTGGTGCATTCATAGAAaacatcattatgagcaatgtagatagcactacgattgtcacaataaagaggagtggcagtgggctgtggagcatccatgtcagccaaGAGCCGGCGAAGCCAGACAAGCTCGCAGGTGGTGTCAGTAAGGGCACGATACTCAGTCTCAGTATTGGAACGAGAAACCACATCCTGCTTCTTACTACGCCACAAGACAAGAGAGTATCCAATAGGAAACAGAAACCTGTGATAAAGCATCGATCTGTCGGATCACATGCCCAGTCCGCATCTGAATAAGCATGAAGCTCGAAAGAAGACAGAGAGGAGTAGTGGagaccatgataaagtgtgccCTTGACATATTTGAGAATCCGAAGAACGGCAGCTTAGTGGACAGAATGAGGGGCATCCATGAACTTATTAACCATATCCACGACATGTGAAATATCCGGATGAGTAACAGTGAGATGGATCAGACTACCAATTAATTGACGATAGTGAGTAGCGTCGAAGATAGGTTCACCATCCAAGGGTGTGAGCTTTGCATTGTATTCCAAGGGAGTGGAAACAGTCTTGTTGTCGGTGATACTGGCTTTGGAGAGAAGATCAGAAGCATATTTAGTTTGAGAAAGATAGTATCCATCATAGGATTAGGTAACctcaagcccaagaaaatagctgagaATGCctagatctttcatctcaaaatgctgACTAAGGAAGTGGTGAAGAGAGCGGATACCTGCAGAATCATCTCcagtaataatcatatcatcaacataaagaagaataagagtgataCCAGCAGAGGATCTTCGGACAAAGAGAGCAGTGTCATGAGGACTCGAAGTGAAACCCTGTTGAGCAACAActgagctaaacttttcaaaccaagctcAAGGAGCTTGcttgaggccataaagagcacggcAAAGGTGACAAACTTGACTGCCTGAGTGTGGATAGCTGGGGGGTGGTTACAGGTACACTTCTTCTTGGAGGTCTCCATTGAGGAAAGCATTCTTCACATCTatttgataaagaggccaaCAGCAAATAGTAGCCACAGCAATAAGACATCTGACAGATGTAAGGCGAGCAACAGGAGCAAATGTTTCCTTATAGTCAATGCCATACTTTTGAGTAAAGCCCTTGGCAACGAGGCGAGCCTTGTATCATTCAACAGATCCATCAACcttggtcttgatcttgtaaacccaCCTACAACCTACTAAAGATTGACCAGGAGGCAAATCAACCATATCCCAAGTGTGATTCTTATGAAGGGCATTTAGTTCTTCGTTCATAGCTTGCTGCCAAAGAGGGTCAGTATGGGCCTTACGATAGGTGTGAGATTTATAGAGGGTGGCAAAAGCAAAAGAGCAGTGATAATCAGTGAGATAAGGGGGAGGAATGCTTACTTGAGTGGAACGACGAAGTTCAAGACCAACAAGAGACTCAGGAAAGGGTGGTGCCATAAGATCCAAGACAGGCGGGtcatatgccgaggacagaatcggAGACTAGTCGTCTGGAGAGGCAGCCGATGTAGAAGAATCCTCTACAATTTCAGGAAAGAGAGGGAGGAAAAGATCAATAAAAATGGGAGACTCTGAGGAAGAGGATGCAGGAAACTGCTAAAGACTCGTGAAAGGacgatgttcccaaaactcaacatgacGGGAGACACGAAGGCGATGAGAAATGGGATCATAGTAGCGAAGCACCTTTTGAGATacaccataaccaaggaaacaacagagATAAGCACGAGGCTGGAGCTTTGTTTGTtcatgaggaggaagagagaaaaagtaagcacaaacaaaaatttgaagagagGCGTAATCAGGGGTTTGACCATAGAGAAGCTCGAATGGTGATTTATTGTGTGTAGTTGGTGAAGGAATACGATTAATGGTGTACACAGCAGTGAGTGCGGCCTCACCCTAAAAGCACTCAAGAAGAGAGACAGAAATGAGAAGGGTGCGAacaacatcaagaatgtgaTGATGTTTTCGTTCTGCacgaccattttgttgagaggtgtaaGGACAAGACCACTGAGGAAGGATACCATGACTGTCTAAAAAGGATAGgaaagatttattattatattcttgAGCATTATCTGATCGAAAGATTTTGACAGTGCGATTaaactgtgtttcaatcattttatgaaatgtttggtaaatagacacaagttcagacctatggtgaagcagataaatccaagtatatcgagaaaaatcatccataaatatgacaaaatatctAAATCCCCCCTCAGTAGGAACAGGTGCAggaccccaaatatcagaatATATAAGATTAAAAGGTGCAAAAGAAAATGAGTCACTATTATTAAAgagcaattttgtttgtttgccaaaatgacaagaagtacaatcaaaattttggaattgaACTGAACCTAAATGACATTAAGAAGCTAACAACTGAAGAcgagataaggatggatgaccaagacCAGCATACCATAGATTAGGTGAGGGGGTGGCAGTGGTAGTAGTTGCAgaaacaacttgtgaaggaatcttcaagtcATGAACCTCAAACATGCGACTAACTTTATGGCCTGTTCCAAGCACTTGACCCGTCCAGGGATCTTGCACGTCTACACCATGATAAGTAAATAGAAGATCTATGCTTAATTCATAAAGTTGACCAACAAAAAGCAAATTGAGGGATAACTTTGGGatatgaaaagtgtcactaaggGATAAACAAGGAGAAGAGATTGTTCCTTTATGACTACTAGTCATAGGAGTTCCATCAGCAATGTAAATAGTGATGGGGTGTTCTAAGGGTGCCTTATCAGAAAATTGGGATTCATCAGGAGTTatatggttacaacatgcagtATCAAAAAACCAAGGTTGTTTACCTGAGGTGACAGGAAGGGCAATGGAAGTTCGGGATAAAACTTGTTGAATTACTGCCTCAATATCACCTGTAGTAAGTGAGGAAGCCAAAGATGGACCTATAGGAATCGATAGATCTGAAGGACAAACAACAGCTGCTCGAGGAAGAGGAGCTTTATTCTACTCTTGCATAAATGTTTGCAGTTTGTGACAAACTGGGATGTCATGGCCTTTGGCACGGCAAAACTCGAAACGAGTACCTTTGGAAGACTGAGAGGTGGGACACCGAGAGTTTATTTGTGAAGGAGTAGTGAATGCAGCAATGGGAGGCTGTAGAGATGGTGTAGCCAATACATGATCAGATGATGACATGTGATGAGTAGGCCGATGGTTCTCCTCAGAAATGAGCTCTTTGACTGCAACTtcaagagaaggagtaggagaccGGCTAAGCAGAGAAGCCCTGGTAGGCTCAAAATCCTAAACCCATCATGAAGTGCATAAATTTACGGTGATCCCGATATTTGACAAAAAGCTCAATGTCCTTAAAACACACTAGTGGAGGATCTGTAGTAGACAGTTGTTCCCACATAGTAGAAGTCTGAGAATAAAATTCAGAAATAGACTGACCCTTCTCTTGGtgcatttgataaagttttgattcaatATGGAACTCCAGGCTTGAATCATTAGTGCAGTTATACCGATCGGCCAGAAATTTCCAAGCAGCCTCAATAGTCTcaagatgaggaagaagattatgaatagagggaatagaggtattgataaaccaagaCAAGATCTTACTCTAAATACTCTCCCATTCCTCTAGGTGTTCTTCATAATCATCCGTTGTAACAGTAGTCATAGAGGCATCTTCAGCAACTGGACGTAGGTTTTGGTACTGGCTTAGGAATTGAACCAGTCACATATCTCCACATCTTTAGCATTTTGAGACCATGCATGATAGCTAGTAGGACCATCAAACATAATGGTGATAGGACGTATGATATCTCGTTCGTTTTGTTGAGCCATAATgatgaaaatgaccaaaaagagGGATTTAGGGACCTCAAACGAAGAAACTAAACCCAAAAATGGAATCTATatgaaaaactgagcaagataagcccctttaaaaaattttgacctCAGTCAACGATGGCAGTCAAGGTTAACATCGGTggcaaagtcaacggtcaacagATGCTGACGTCATTAAGGCTGACGTCATAGTGCTGAGGTGTGCAAATGTcactagggctgacgtggcgACGCAGTAGTGAATGGCACATGGGGCGCGTGACAGCGTCTCTGGCGTATGAGATTGGGCGATGGCACATGTAGGCGCGTGGGCGAATGTTACTGCAAGACCGAACCTTCTAGTGGTGCATGGGAGCGCGTGTGATGCCAGATGGAGTTGATTTGTGTTGGGTTTTTCTCGAAATTGTGCGATCTATCAATCTGTGCTCTTAGGTTGGCAGGATGATGGATAGAAAGACTGGATCCGAGAGTTTTTGGTGTTGTGCGTTTGACGACGGTAACTTACTTCTGATAGTGGGTATTGGACGAAGGCCAGGGCAGCGGAAAGACGCCGTAGAAGACCATAGGTGCCAGAAAGTCAAAGcattggctctgataccatgttaagaatataaagtgagagagagaaagactaaATAGTCTATATATTTTGtgtaaataataatatacaatagaaagccttatataggctaggtatgtgtgcagtacaagtaataTGAGTAAACTACAAGTATAATATACTGGGttaagcccaatgggctaatCTAGTCTAAACTATACACTAACAGAACATAGGCCAcaggtttttaaaataaaagggtaCGTGAAATTTTCAAGTTCAACCCTAACTCTTTGAAGCTAACTCAGCTAAGAGAATAGCCTCACTGATTTGATTGGAAAATAGGGCTCTGGTTAAATGCTTTGATCATAGTATTCTACACAAAAGGTGCTGGACGAATGAGTATGGCATCTAAATACGAGAGGCTACCAAATATATGCTATTGGTGTGGGAAGCTCACGCACTTTGATAGGGAATGTCCTGTCTGGTTGAAGAGCAAGAAGGGTCTCAAAGAAGATGATACGCAATTCGGTCCATGGCTTCGGGCTTTCATGCCGAATTTATCCCAGAAAACAGTGGTACGGGTCTTAAGGTGCTGTGAGGAAGACAGTGGGGATGAGGATCAGAATTTCAGTGATTGGAATGCGAGGAACCGAGGCGATGACAATCAAGAAATTATTCCCACTACTAAGGAAGATGAGAGACGAGAGGGACTTGATGATGGAGTAGAGAGAGTTGAATTTATGGAGCATGTGATGGATAACGATAATGTCCTAAGGACTATGTCTATGCCTTCGGGTTTTCAGGATTGTGATGCACTTAGGATAGAAGTTAACTCTGTGATGGCAGGATCTCATGTCCAATCGGTTGAGGAGCAGTTGGCTGAGATTGATGCCGGGATTGCTAGGTTTGATGCTCCAAATGGTAGGGTTGGTAGAATTGAGTCTGAGATATCCAATAATTCTAGGCCCCAACCCTAGAATGCATTGGGCTTGCAAGGAAACATATCTGACCTGAGGCTACCCAGATTGGATGAGCTAGACGAGTCGATTGCAAATATCAGAGGCAAAGTTAGGAATGTGCGGAGGAAACCTAAGCAATTGGAACATGCATGCAACGTGGAGGATGAGTGACAGTTAAGAGGAGTAGGGTCTACTGTactaacaaaaagaaataagagaTACTTTGATGAGGGTTTGGAAGTTTCAGCTGGGGGTAAGAAGAGAAAGGGGTAGGCAGCATAGAATTTAGCGGTGGAGGCTGGGTCTTAGCCTCGCTGAAATCAATGAATCTTTTAGCATGGCActgccgggggcttgggaaccatCATGTAGTTGATGAGCTTGGGGATATTATCCAAGCACAAGATCCCACGATTGTGTTCTTTTCTGAGACTTGGTCGacaaaggattagatgaagcgCATTTGTGACAAGTTAGATTTTGAGGGATGTTTTACTGTCCCGAGTGATGGAAGGGGTGGTGGTTTGGCTCTTTTATGGAAAGCTAGTGAGAATGTTTGGTTGGATAGCTTCTTGAAGTACCATATTGATATGATTGTTCATGGTGGTTTGGAAGATGCCTGGCGACTAACTGGGTTTTATGGGGAACCCGAAACAAGTAAAAGAAGTGAAGGATGGGCTATGCTCTGGATGTTGAG
This genomic stretch from Quercus lobata isolate SW786 chromosome 3, ValleyOak3.0 Primary Assembly, whole genome shotgun sequence harbors:
- the LOC115979397 gene encoding alpha-crystallin domain-containing protein 22.3-like, giving the protein MASSIRGGRSRSDNIEPDPLNPRQTVLHVAPLNSVPYIGPPTPHSYTASSTTKKNSETVEKVGPAMIFLPSLSTREEWNNAVAATKVGVALTGSAAMGKIGPVVGPMDIGESDDSYFFRVSLPGVTRDEKDFSCEVEPDGKIVIKGVTTTGEKIVCKNSQIFQMQSQNLCPPGHFSISFQLPGPVDNQQFSGSFGIDGILEGIVKKR